CTAAAAGAGGCTGaaagctcctcttcatcagaggctggaagctcctcttcatcagaggctggaagctcctcttcatcagaggctggaagctcctcttcatcagaggctggaagctcctcttcatcagaggctggaagctcctcttcatcagaggctgaaagctcctcttcatcagaggctggaagctcctcttcatcagaggctgaaagctcctcttcatcagaggctggaagctcctcttcatcagaggctggaagctcctcttcatcagaggCTGGTTTCCTGGCAACAAGAAGAGGAACCAtctgtagcacacacacacacacacacacacacacacacacacacacacacacacacacacacacacacacacacacacacacacagctccagtgTCTGGTTCCACTGGTTCTAAATGAGACGTGTGATGTTCTGCAGGTGGCTTCTCTGAGTTCTCTCATCTGTTCCCTGGTCTGTGTGAGGGGAAGTCGTCTCTGGTTCCCTCCTGCATCTCGCAGCCGTGTCTCCCCGTCACCAACATCGGTCCCACGCGCATCCTGCCGCACCTGTACCTGGGCTGCCAGCGAGACGTCCTCAACAAGGTACAGCGCCACACGCTGGACACATTCCGCCGTACGACATGGTCAGATATTATAAAAACCAACAATCTGAAGAAGGTTCGTTGAGAGGCTTGTTTTTCCTGAAGGAAGTGAACGTCTCACGTGATTAGTTCATGGACCATCAGTAAaacataaatctgtttttacagtTGAATCTGAGGCagtaaaacaaagagaaataatgaaatgtcaGTTCTCAGaggatagaggaggagaggtgtgtgGAATAAAGTAATTTGatgaaattgtttatttaatttatcagTTCATGAAAGTTTCAAATCTTatgatttttcttgtttttacactttaatcACTGGTGTCGTTAAACGTTCTATTTTCTACCATTACATATTTTCCGTGTCGTCACCTGTTTGAGCAGATTTTGGACATTAACCTTCGTGTTTTCTTGCAGGAGCTGATGCAGCAGAACGAGATCGTCTACGTCCTGAACGCCAGTAACACTTGCCCCAAACCAGACTTCGTCCCTGACTCTCACTTCCTGCGGGTTCCTGTGAACGACTCGTTCTGTGAGAAGATCCTGCCGTGGTTGGACAGATCGGTGGAGTTCATAGGTCGGACACGAGGGAAACGCTCTTTTGTTCCTGTTCTGATTTTAACTCGTCAGCTGATCTGAACGTCTCTGTGTTGCAGAAAAGGCCAAAGCATCGAACGCTCGCGTCCTGGTTCACTGTCTCGCTGGAATCTCTCGCTCAGCCACCATCGCCATTGCCTACATCATGAAGAGGATGGACATGTCGCTGGACGAGGCGTACAGGtcggtttcaaaataaaatacaataaatctcTAAATCTCCTCGTCATAATtattataaacaaaacaaatgtgacgccccctgctggcagGAGATAGTTGTTCACATGTTCCTGTTATAGTTTGAAGGTTCGTTCTTCTCTTTTTAATGAGGCGGGGTTAATATACACGTCACTGCTGATTGGACGACACATCGGACTCAGAGGACACATGTCATTAAACACCTGGAAACAGGCGTGTAGGATATGACACGTCCTCTGATGTCATCACGGTTCGTCTTCAGACGTGATGTCACACATGATCTGGTTTCATCTGAGGTTCGACTCTCAGGCTCTGAAACCAGATTATTTAAAGATGAACTCGTTAAGCCGCTCGTCATGATCCTCACTAAcgagctgctttgttttttcttctcaggtTCGTGAAGGAGAAGCGTCCGACCATCTCGCCCAACTTCAACTTCCTGGGTCAGCTGCTCGACTTTGAGAAGAAGATCAAGAGTCCTCACGGTGCGGACACCAAACTAAAGTCCCTCCATCATCAGGAGCCCAGCGCCGAGGCCCCCACTCCGCCTGACGACCTGGAGTCCGCCGTCAGCCCCGAGGCCGCTGTGGCCCCCGGCCTGGCTCTGCTGGAGCCCCTCACCCTGCCCTGTGTTTTAGCCGACGCCCCCGACCAGTGTCCGCTGGCTCAGGCTCTGAGCGGCCTGCAGCTCGCCGACGGACCCGAGGACAACGCTCGGCTGAAACGCTCCTTCTCTCTGGACATCAAGTCGTTTGGCGAGGCGGGCGGGGCTGCCGCTCACAGAGTGTTCGCTCCTCACGCCACATCAGGAGACGCCACTGACTTCTACAAACCGCCGTCCTTCAAAGAGACGACTAGTAAACCGTGTCAGTTCTCACCGGTGGAGGAGGTGTCAGAGCAGTCCACGCCAGAGCAGAGCCCCGACAAGGAGGAGGCAGACGGACCAGAGCGAATGGGGCCGCCGGCCTCCAGCACCTtaactgctcctgctgctcctgctgctcctgctgctccgaACTGTTCCCAGCAGCTGCACCGGAGCGGCAGCACGGAGAACGCCACCAGTTTCCTGTTCGGCCTCTCCCACAGTCAGCAGCACCTGGCCAAACCGGGGTCCGGCGGCGCCCTGAAAGGCTGGCACTCCGACATCCTGCTGGGCCCCGTCaccgtctccacctcctccctgacCGGCGGCTGGTACCTCTCCTCCGACTCCACTCGTTTCTACTCCACCTCAATCCTGAGCGGCGGTGGAGGCTTTGCGGCGTACAGCTGCAGTCACGGCCTGGAGGCGGTACGGCGCCGCAGTCGGCAGAGAATGGGCGACCGCTGCGACTCGAGGCGGAGCTGGCACGAAGAGAGCAGCTTCGAAAAGCAGCTGAAACGACGGAGCTGTCAGATGGAGTTCGGAGACGGGAGCAGATCACGGGAGGAGATGGTGAAGGTCGGCAGTCAGTCGAGTTTCTCCGGCAGCATGGAGGTCATCGAGGTTTCCTGAGGCTGATCCTCAGTCAGTGTGAAAGTCACGACAAGTCACACGGACGCAGCAGCAACACGCCACCACACCGGCAGCATCACGAGAATCATAACACGAGAAGCGCCGTAGGGACGCCATGTCGACGTGAGCTCGTCAGATCCACCTGAACATGAGAGCAGGTCATCTGACGGACAGCGGCGTGGACAGATATCAAACGTTCAGCTCGTCTCTTTATTTGACCGAGTgtcagaggaagatgaagaggaagatgaagagcaaCCTTGTGAACTGGAGGTCACTcaacgtcacttcct
The sequence above is a segment of the Hippoglossus stenolepis isolate QCI-W04-F060 chromosome 22, HSTE1.2, whole genome shotgun sequence genome. Coding sequences within it:
- the dusp16 gene encoding dual specificity protein phosphatase 16 codes for the protein MLRQRAVRPIGAEALVALLEGGLDRVVLIDSRPFVDYNVSHILEAVNVNCSKLMKRRLQQDKVQIAELLQHSAKKKLELQGDQEVVVYDQSSSDPTSLGSESFLSVLLVKLERSFPSVHLLSGGFSEFSHLFPGLCEGKSSLVPSCISQPCLPVTNIGPTRILPHLYLGCQRDVLNKELMQQNEIVYVLNASNTCPKPDFVPDSHFLRVPVNDSFCEKILPWLDRSVEFIEKAKASNARVLVHCLAGISRSATIAIAYIMKRMDMSLDEAYRFVKEKRPTISPNFNFLGQLLDFEKKIKSPHGADTKLKSLHHQEPSAEAPTPPDDLESAVSPEAAVAPGLALLEPLTLPCVLADAPDQCPLAQALSGLQLADGPEDNARLKRSFSLDIKSFGEAGGAAAHRVFAPHATSGDATDFYKPPSFKETTSKPCQFSPVEEVSEQSTPEQSPDKEEADGPERMGPPASSTLTAPAAPAAPAAPNCSQQLHRSGSTENATSFLFGLSHSQQHLAKPGSGGALKGWHSDILLGPVTVSTSSLTGGWYLSSDSTRFYSTSILSGGGGFAAYSCSHGLEAVRRRSRQRMGDRCDSRRSWHEESSFEKQLKRRSCQMEFGDGSRSREEMVKVGSQSSFSGSMEVIEVS